In a genomic window of Deltaproteobacteria bacterium:
- a CDS encoding NAD(P)/FAD-dependent oxidoreductase, which produces MAHFDVVVIGGGPAGLCAAARIVWAELADHMPLSVLVLESSDALGGLSRWKPLRLGSPKHYFSKREIGLIIKSCEEGGVVIKQNEEVLRVEVQDPNTFHIKTSCSEYTGTAVIFACGLRRSHSLESELYQQDRLYWWTYGDAGLLDRLQELQSGWQDEGVAIIGSRPVARLCDTWQVLPREVNVAFIAEPTHAVPPNPRLLDADVVDIKAIDERIVLKLRDFRTGQVDELAVGAVLLDFESYERQGASMAFAAAYPFVAGDGFVTINRQATTSVPGAFAAGDVTGGPFSVAKALHEGATAGLAAFSYVFGKKAGRTPSLFPYYPEGTP; this is translated from the coding sequence ATGGCGCACTTCGACGTCGTTGTCATTGGTGGAGGTCCCGCCGGGCTGTGCGCGGCGGCGCGGATCGTTTGGGCTGAGTTAGCCGACCACATGCCCTTGAGCGTGCTCGTTCTCGAATCGAGCGATGCCCTAGGAGGCCTGTCTCGCTGGAAGCCTCTTCGGCTGGGTTCCCCCAAGCACTACTTCTCCAAACGGGAGATAGGACTCATCATCAAGTCCTGTGAGGAGGGGGGAGTCGTTATCAAGCAGAACGAGGAAGTCCTGCGCGTTGAGGTCCAGGACCCCAATACCTTCCACATCAAGACGTCGTGCTCCGAGTACACCGGCACGGCGGTGATCTTCGCCTGCGGTCTTAGGCGCTCCCATTCGCTGGAGAGCGAACTCTACCAACAAGACCGTCTCTACTGGTGGACGTACGGCGACGCGGGGCTGCTCGACAGGCTCCAAGAGCTCCAGTCGGGTTGGCAGGATGAGGGTGTCGCGATCATCGGTTCGCGGCCGGTTGCCCGCCTTTGCGATACGTGGCAGGTGCTGCCACGTGAGGTGAATGTGGCCTTCATCGCCGAGCCCACTCATGCTGTCCCGCCAAACCCCCGCCTCCTCGATGCGGACGTTGTGGACATCAAGGCTATCGACGAACGTATCGTGCTGAAGCTGCGCGATTTCCGTACGGGACAGGTGGATGAGCTGGCCGTGGGCGCGGTGCTGCTGGATTTCGAATCCTACGAGCGCCAAGGCGCCTCAATGGCCTTCGCTGCGGCCTACCCCTTCGTCGCCGGCGACGGGTTTGTCACCATCAATCGGCAGGCGACGACCTCCGTGCCAGGCGCGTTCGCCGCGGGGGATGTCACGGGTGGACCCTTCTCGGTAGCCAAGGCACTCCACGAGGGTGCCACCGCCGGCCTCGCGGCCTTCAGCTATGTCTTTGGCAAGAAGGCCGGGCGAACGCCCAGCCTGTTTCCCTATTATCCAGAAGGGACTCCCTGA